A stretch of Phragmites australis chromosome 12, lpPhrAust1.1, whole genome shotgun sequence DNA encodes these proteins:
- the LOC133887528 gene encoding pentatricopeptide repeat-containing protein At2g35130-like: protein MQEHGIPPSAAAYNAYLDGLLKARCTEKAFEVYQRMKKERCRTNTETYTLMINVYGKVWRVLVPWVCHRFIFKVKASA from the exons ATGCAGGAGCATGGGATCCCTCCAA GTGCAGCTGCATACAATGCATACCTGGATGGTCTACTGAAAGCAAGATGTACCGAAAAGGCGTTCGAAGTGTATCAAAGGATGAAGAAGGAACGCTGCAGAACTAACACTGAGACGTACACCCTGATGATCAACGTATATGGAAAG GTTTGGAGAGTTCTTGTGCCGTGGGTGTGTCACCGGTTTATCTTCAAGGTTAAGGCAAGTGCATGA